DNA sequence from the Tachysurus fulvidraco isolate hzauxx_2018 chromosome 1, HZAU_PFXX_2.0, whole genome shotgun sequence genome:
CTGTTTTATGGCCAGCAAAGTATACTTTATGGCTAGAATATGCTTTTTGAAGATCTCGTTGAAGTTTTACTGCTTAGTTAAtgcttagttccagtgaagaaaaACTGCAATGCTTCAGCATATCaagacaagtgtgtgtatgtacatatacgtatataaacatgaatgtgtttctgtgtgtgtgttcatatatatatatactatatactagaTCTGCCAGTAAAGAACTGCCCAACTGGATGGACCTTCTATTCTGGTCGCTGCTACTTGTACAATGCCGCCAGACTGGATTGGGCTTCTGCagaggtttattttaattctttccaaatgtatttacatttgctCTATTTacacaaaagttaaaaaaagcGTGAAAGGATTATTTATTAGCATATCACTGGTGAAATgggttttaatcttatattagcAAAAGGCTGTGaaaagtaacacagtaacaggacaggacagaaacgttcgcctcacaccttcagggtcggggttcgattcccgcctccgccttgtgtgtccgtggagtttgcatgttctccctgtgcctctggggtttcctccgggtactccggtttcctcccccagtcatgcatgctaggttgattggcatctctggaaaaattgcccgtagtgtgtgtgccctgcgatgggttggcactctgtcaagggtgtatcctgccttgatgcccaatgacgcccgagatcaccgtgacccgaggtagttcagataagcggtagaaaatgagtgagagtgagtgagtgaatgattgGCTCTTGGGCAAAAtctactataataataatataataataatacattttatttaaaggcgcctttctaacactcaaggtcaccgtacaaaagaagaagaaaaacaacaaaaaatatagttatacaatacttacatagaaaaaaaaaaaattggaccaacattacaaatcatgatctagaatatgctaaactaaacagatgagttttaagctgagatttaaatgatgaaagagaatcaatattacggagctcagatggaagtgagttccagagctgaggtgcagagtaactgaaagctctgttccccatcgttacaagacagacagagggaacaatgaaatgagtggaagaagaagacctaagagtgcgagttggttttggagtatgaagaagatcaagaagatatgaaggtgcaagattgtggatagctttaaatgttagaagaagaattttatacttgatacgaaaattaatgggaagccagtgtagctgttccagaacaggtgtaatatgatggatagagggagtacgagtgataatacgggcagaagagttttgaacgagttgcagcttatgaagggttttgtgaggaagcccaataagaagagaattacagtagtcaagccgggaggtaactagactgtgaataagagtggtggtagattgagtggtgagaaaggaacgaagcctattgatatttcgaaggtgaaagtatgcagcccgagtaacattatttacatgtgaggtaaaagaaagggtactatcaaagatgacaccaagactcttaacctgagatgagggagctatgagagattcatcaatggaaataagaaaattcgaaaatttgttaagcacagtttttgtgcctataaggagaaattctgttttattgctatttagtttaagaaaatttgctgaaaaccatgattttatgtcaatgagacaatcagaaagagcagatggagggagtttggaatgtggttttgtggaaaggtagagctgggtgtcatccgcatagcaatgaaacttaacctgatgtttatgaaaaatatgaccaaggggtaaaaggtaagtaataaataacaaagggccaagaacagagccctggggaacaccagaggtaacggaaactacagaagaggtgaatgattttagttgaacaaactgtgtgcgatcagagagatatgaatgaaaccatttcagaggcgtgttggtgatgccaatagtggaaagcctgtctaaaagaatatcgtgggaaattgtatcaaaagctgcactcagatcaaggagaaggaggatggatagtaaaccagaatcagctgctataagcaaatcgtttgtgacttttaatagagctgtttcagtgctatgaaatgggcgaaaaccagattggaattgttcatatagattattgattatatgaagttgagcagcaacaactttttccaaaattttagaaatgaaaggaagattagaaataggacgaaaatgattaaggttgttggtgtccaaacctggtttctttagaattggagttacagcagctgttttgaaaagagaaggaacagccccagtggtaagggaagaataaataatgtCCATAATAAactgggacagagaggaagcagtagccttaacaaggacagttggtaaaggatcaagaacacaggttgaagatttagattggtgaataagttttaagatatcatcaattgtgggcagaataaactcagagaacaattgtgtaggaacaggtagaactgagacacatggagtagAAACAGGAGTGGCCATAAGTTGACGATGAATGCCTTCAATTTTTGAGGTAACAAATGATGCTAAAGGATTGCAGAAATCAGATGAGTACAAATGAGAGGGAAGTGAGTCGGTGGGtgttgtaaaatttttcaataaggaaaaaagaagctttaaattcccttcattagaaccgattaagccagaatagtatgtagatttagctttagcaatagtgtctttatagtgagacatatgttctgagtacatttccttgtggacagtaaggccagttcttctgaaaagtctctcaagctgtcgtccttttgcttttaattgcctgagaaaaggagtgaaccagggtgcagtaacagtaaatgaAACAGTCCTAGTCTTAACTGGAGCAAAAGTATTCAACAAATTATGGAGACTATTATTGTACTGAGAGACCAAATTATCTGGAGTGGAACAGCTGTCAGCCCTAGGAAGACTTGCAATGCTTAAAGACAAGTTGTCCAAATTAATGTCCTTGATTTTCCGGAATGATATAATACGtgaagattttgatttgaagAGAGGAAGATCAACATTAAAGGACAGTAACAGATGatcagtacatggaaaaaagtctgcattGAGGTTGCCTGGAGAGACACctgaacaacagattaaatccAAAGTATGTCCTTTAATATGCGTAGGGAAATTCACATGTTGCTGCAGTCCGAAGCTATCCAGACAAGATGTAAATTCTTTAGCAAGGTTGTTGTGAACATCATCCATGTGAATATTGAAATCCCCCACAAGAATTATGTTTGGTGAAAGAGtagttatttcattcaaaaaagcagcaaagtcaGGGATAAAATCCTTGTTAAATTTTGGTGGTCGATATACAGTGCTGATAATAGTTGGAGTAGATCCAGAGAGCCGACAAACTGCAGCCTCAAATGAGTGGGAGACAGAAACATTCACTGACCTCAGTCTCCACTTCTCACGGTAGATTATCGCCAGACCTCCTCCTCGACCAGAATCACGTGGTTGAGAGATGTAAACAAACCCTGGCGGAATGGCGTCATTGAgtgcaataaagtcattttgttgCTGCTATGTTTCGGtcaaacagagaaaatcaaTCTTGCGATTTGCAAGAAGATCCTGCACAAGATGCCCTTTACTCGTAAGAGAGCGGATGTTAAGAAGACCGAAACTGACAGTGCTGTTGTTGCTTGGTCTGGTAGCCGAGTTAGCCGAGTTAGCCAGGTTCGCCAGCACACGCTGACCGGCGCGGCGACCGGCGTTCCTTGGTGGGCGTTGAACAGCTGACCACAATGACTTTATATCACTTGATTTATTAAACCAGAAGTTCCGCCGAGAGCCACGATGAATATATTTCCGCCTAAGCAGATATAAGATGTCCGGATGAGCAAGCAGTACAGGAGGTATTGAGTCATATAAACACGGACGGAAACGCAAAAGTTCAGCAGCAGAGTATTGAAACAGTACTGCGGACTGTACAAGATGCAGTACAGTCCAGGCAAGTACAAACCATAAGCAATAGATCCTCATTGTAGtctatgtagtgtatatgatgtttaattattgttatcGGGGAGAGCAGCGGCAGCCAAGACGCGCCAGCGTTCACTCAGACCCGTGAGCGGACTAGGGTGGACTATagctactatatatatatatatatatatatatatatatatatatatatatatatatatatatactatagcTGTTTGGTACctgtataaagtttaaaatgagatttatttatgaGATGTATACAGTGTCAGTTCCTTAATTGTGCATAATAACTGCATGTAAGAACATGCAATGATGTtacagttctgtttgtttttctagaaATTCTGTCAGAAATTTGATGCACACTTGGTCTCAATACACAGTGAGAATGAATATCAGCAGATAAAGGCTCTTATCCGTACTCATGACCCCACGGAGGCTCTAACATACATCGGCCTCAGTGACTGTCAGAAGGTAAGCAGGGGATCATCTGACTGTATGGTGCAAGATTTATTGACTTAAACCTCAAAAATGTTATCCACTATAACACCTTGTGATTTCCTCTGTTCATCTTTCAGGCTTTTCAATTCTTTTGGTCTGATGGCACCAAATTGACTTTCACCAAGTGGAGACAAGGACAACCAGATAATTATGACAACAAAGAGCGCTGTGTGCATATGAATGCTGGTGGTAAGTAAAAATTCTTCTTCTGTATGTATCTCAATAGCTTGAGGTGTGTTGCTTTTTTTAACTCAAATTCCATGACATTTACAAGGTTATTTTTTCTGTTATCTGTAGACTACAAAAACTGGAATGATATTAATTGTGACTACACCTATCCCTCTGTGTGTGCCAAGAAAAGTGGCTGAAACGCTTCCTACTGCATCTCaccaaatataatacaatattttttcctcatcactgatgaatttataaaatgattcagtGGCAGACTTCcataagcaataaaaaaatctaaaaaaaaaattatatgtataaataaaaaaaaaaaggttatgttttgtatgattttattttcttcatggcTATCattaattgtaatttttaaaacaCTCTCAGAAAGCTAGATCCATCTAGCACATGCAGAATTGTTTTGTCAAAACATCCCACGATCCCTTAAGGTGATATTTTAAAATGGGTTCTGGGGACACCAGGGGTCTGAGaggtataatatttatatagccAGATATACAGAAGTTTCCCTGAAATCTGTTTTGCACTTAAATGGCATACATTTTGAGGTCTAAACTGGTCTATGACCaacaacattatatataaatgtgtgtgtgtgtgtgaaatgttttacatataattatatacacacacattctgttacGTGCTCAATGTGTCTAGGGGTTGTTGAGAATGTGCAAATGAACATGAGAACTTTCCTTTTCCTCTATCCCAGCTCTTCTCACTTTTTAAATTCATGCTTCTCATAAAAGATTCCCACAAATCCCCTCTATTTAAACACCATGATttgaaagaacattttaaatattcttaAATTGAGTTTATTGTTCAAGGCTCAACAAAAGGCAATGAATAAGTTATATACAAATGCCAGAATAAATAAGCCTAAACAACCAAGGCGTCAGGAGAGAGCAAATGccgaaaacaacaaacaaaacagaaacctACTTAAGGTTAACAAATTAACTTCCCTGCCCAAAATTAAAGACATTATTCTCACTGCTCACCCTGACTAAAGAAAAACAGGTGAAAAACATAGAAGGGGTATAAACCCAAATAAATCGGCGCTCATCTCGCAACACAGGTTGACGGAGGCAATGTTAAAATATGTCCTCAGTTGTGGGTGTTGTGATGCTGTGCAGTTCTGTGCTGTGTGAATGAGTAGGTCACAAGGGGGCACTGAGAGTATGGGTTAATTAGGTAAACGcgtttttttatgttgttgaaCTGTCTGACCGTGAGACTGATGTGCAGacgatgaaaaataaatatgcctAGAAAGGCTAAAGGCAACCTGTCTCTGTCATCCATTTGCCATCCGAATACAATGCTAGCTGCAACAGTGCTATAGCACCACTCAACAGGTTATGGGCCCAGGAGTTGTTTGGAAAAGTTTGTTGTTTTCCATCGTTTAGAAAGTCGCGACGGACAGCGTGCTAACATGGCGGAACAACGGAGGATGCACAGTTTGCCTTGACTGATGTTCGATGGAGATGAGACTAAGTATGAACTTTGGGAAACCAAAATGTTGGGACATTTTCATTTATCAGGATTAAAAGACACAGTGTTAAATGAACCGCAGTCGGAAGCTGAGATAGCAGCGGGTGCAAAGAAAAATGCTGACGCATATGCTGAATTGATTTTACTGTTAGATGACAAAAGCCTCTCGTTAGTTATGAGAGATGCGCCCAACAATGGAAGAAAAGCTCTGGAAATATTCAGTCTGCATAAACTAAACTACGTAATTttgaagaaacagaaaagataaaagaaattgAGTCGAGCGACAGTGTGATGAAGACTCAAGGAAAAGCTGGACGACGACCTGCAAAGACGAGCGCACGTGACTGGAGCAAAGATGACGCCGAGATAGTATGCTTCAAGTGCGGTACCAAAGGTCATCGAGCTAGAGGATGTCGACAGAAAGTGTGGTGTAGTATCTGcaaaagagacacacacgcaaCGTGTAGGCGTAAAGAcattaaagacaaaaaggaTGGCGCAAGTAAAGCTTCGGATGATGTCGAGGACTACGCGTTCAAgatgagagacagagggacTGATGTCCAGCGGCAACCGACATGTAGCATTCAGGAAAAAGGTCTAATGGTGGACACGGGGGCTACGTCTCATATCATCACAGACATAACTATGTTTAAGAGTTGACAGCACATTCAGGCCAGAGACACACAGTGTAGAGCTGGCAGACAGCACTCGATGCAACGGAGTCGCTCAGAGGAGGGGAAATGCTGAGGTTTCTCTCATCGACAGCAGAGGACAGCAACGAAAGGCGGTGCTTAAAGACGCTTTGTTTGTACCGTCATACCCCCAAAGGATCTTCACAGTGAAGGCAGCGTCCAAGAGTGGTGTTACAGTTGTTTTTAAAGAAGATAAAGACACCCTGATAACCGGAAACGGTACCAGATTTAACATGCACGTATACGGCAAGTTGTATTATTTGCATACTGGAACTGAATCTAATGACAAGTGTACTGCATGCCACGACATACAAACATGGCACGAGATTTTAGGACATTGTAACTATGATGATGTTATTAAGCTACATGATGTTGTTGAAGGTATGCAGATCAAAGGTAAAACAAACAGACCAGGACaagagtgtgaggtgtgtattcAGGGAAAGTTTGTCCAAACCAGAAATAGAGATCCGGACACCAGAGCAAAGGCTCCATTACAGATGATACATACAGACCTTGCAGGCCCAGTAGCCACAGAGTCGATAGATGGTTACAAATATGCGCAGTCATTCACTGATGACTACTCGAGCGCTATGTTCATATATTTCCTAAAAAGGAAAAGTGACACCGTACAGGCTACAGAAAAATTCCTGGCGGATGTATCCCCTTATGGGAAGGTGAGGTGCATAAGATCCGACAATGGAACAGAGTTTACATGCAACGATTTCCAAACATtatagaggaaaaataaaatcggACATGAAACATCAGCTCCGTATTCCCCACATCAGAACGGGACTGCAGAGAGGAGTTGGCGTACTCTTTTTGAGATGGGTAGGTGCATGATAGTTGAAAGTGCATTACCAAAACAACTATGGCACTACACAGTACAAATAGCAGTAATGGTACGAAACAGGTGTTTCAATAAGCGTACGGGACGGACTCCTTATGAGTTGATAACAGGCAAAAAGCCTAATGTGTCAAAAATGAAAACGTTTGGATCTGTATGTCATATGTACAAAGAGGACAAAGGAAAATTTGATTCCAGGTGTGACGGGGTCGTTTTGTAGGTTACGACAAGAACAGCCCAGCATACTTGGTGTATCACCCAGATGTAAACAAAGTACAAAAGCACAGACTAGTGAAATTTGTGAGTAAAGCGGTtgcagaaaaacagacacagacaggtgtacCAGATCTAAGCGATGGCTATAGCGGAGTGAAACCCAAGACTGATGAGACTACACAGAGTAGGAGTACAGAAAATGCTCCAAAGAAAAGTGTACAGAGTGGAAattgtgaggcctggctcatttgcatttgttcactcagagtagctcagatgcaaggcaggccaaacctctgtgtgtgacatggaaaccttcacggcctatttataaaaaatagtctgttttatttatataaaaaaattgtgtgctaaggtttgtcattgccatagtacttatcatatttatataacccttgtgccgACCTGGGGtatatttgactcatctggaaagtttaatgtttcataacttgggtttccttccacatatttgcctgaaatttaccaggattgttccaaattatgaactttgcaagtaaaattaattgtgtctattttcattgaactatgtgtttgtaaaataaatactttcctccttaagtcctcccgagtcaatttgaccCCGCCagatttagtggggcaataggtcacacttttgcccttttcagagcaaagaacatacatacagacacaaaaatgcacacataaaatgtccactggacatctggacatgcttcaacaagaactgtgctgagagtttcactccaggagaacacatgaccatagataaacagctgttccctaccatggtttgttgtccattcacacagtatatcgcaaccaagccagacaaatttgggatcaagttctggatggccacggatttggagaccaaatatgtcggcaatgcatctccttacttgggaaagtacccgtcgcccagggtccagcttgcgcagtgaagcactagcgatttgctactgcactgggcattccaatgtcctcctctacccacatAGTGCCGTGTTTTgccgtctggctcagacagggcttcccagtaccatGGTGCAgcttctgtggaggcatgttgggttcttgttccgtctcaaaattcacttttggtgttataattcattgatagccaatgaaaatgaaatgacataattttattctgtatgtgtacgaacatgtcaaaagccatggaccataacttcactcagcttatgacatttgtctacaaacatacattggagactgaagtgttagcaagttttcattttattcatttattagcaacctttcattctttcccaagtaagggatgtctcatacacactcatctTCATGTCtaatacacactcctcatgtctcatacacactcttactgttccagaCACACTCCTCacgtctcatacacactcctcatgtctcatacacactcttactattccatgcacactcctcatgtctcatacacactctcaatgttccaaacacactcatcATGTCTCATaaacactcttactgttccatacactcctcatgtctcatacacactcctcatatcTCATACACACttctcatgtctcatacacactcttcatgtctcatacacactcctcatgtctcatatacactcttactgttccatacacactcctcatgtctcatacacactcctctgcaaggcaaaggcatatcaaaagtgtgaaatatttacaaatgtgtagccttttttttctggaggcctaatgaaatgcaatgcccaatttgcagtgttgtataaagtactagaaagtaatacttgagtaaaagtacaagtatcatactagaaaaagactggtagaagtgaaagtcaccttttagaatattactcaagtgaaagtcttaaagtatctgatatacaCTGTACttaagtcattttctgatatttaatgtacttaactatttgaagtaaaagtaaaaagtaaaatttcagtgattttcggtaggcataaaggcacttcatccggtaggaagaatgtTTCATTCCaatttacagaaacatttcttgcaaatacggccacggaTGCATAATGTTATCTTCTTGCAacctgttcaccactatcgtcggggtggtcgtctatgACAGAGGCGGCCAACCCGCCGCTCCCAAGCCGCATGCAGCTTTTTGCCCGGTTTCCTGCGGCTCTTACATTCATATTGaagtttgtgtgtctttttattgtgcgtaAAAAAGGTccattttttggaaaaaaaaaaaaaaagaaaccatcCCTTCAATAGGCTTGCTACGGACCTGGTGTTAAAACATTCAATTTGACGATAAAGTGGTTAAAAGATGATCAGTTTCATGATATTTCACTCTCTCTGCCTTATTTCTTACCTTCTGACACCTTCTGGGCAGCAGAGCATTTTACTATCAAAAATATAATAGAGTTAAATGTTGTTTATCTACATATCAAGGCGCTGGCAGGAAATTCGCAATAGATTCCATCGATTATGAGGTAAGTTTATACAGAACGCGCGCGACCATTCTAGAATCCACAGAACACACGTGAGCACCGTGTATGTCAAGaccgggaggaggaagacaCACAGGATAACTTCAAATAAAtaggttttaataaataataatacatacaacAGGAACAAGGACgaaaactaaacaggacaaaacacTAACGAACACTGACgtatgattccgcgctgccatctgAAACATTGCACGGTTAAATAGACATAATAAacaatgaggaacaggtgtgtagagacggGGAGGCGAAAAcaaaggtggggcagacacgtgacacggaacataaacaaacgcacatggccaaaagtccgggctgagtcctgaaaGTACAGTAACTGTCCTGACTGTCGTAATGAACCAGCGgtgcagaaaaacagacataaatgCACATGAAACTTACTGTTTCAAATTTTCGACACCTGGAACTGTCCAAACTGCCACTATGTTCAACCACTGATTAACAGAGTCGTCAAGTTTCAAATGAGCCATGGAACACTAATGAGAATGTAAAAGCTGCAGCCCACAAGGACAGAGGTGAGCAAAACCGAAGCTCTGTTTGGCAGAAATCAAACTCCAGGGGAGGGAGGACGTTCCACAGAGGCAAACTTCCCTCCAGAAGAAAAGTGTGCCTCAACCTTGTCTTAGGTCCCTGACTGAGCCGCTTATACTTGGTCATGTGGAGGCCTGTACTCCTTCATTTTGGAATACACCATTTATTGTTAAAGTTAATCTTTGTGACAAAGCTGTGGATACAGCACTGGATACAGGGGCCTCACTTTCGGCCATTCGCAAAAACATGATACCTGGTGTCTTACAATGGTCTCAGAAGATtcctcagccatcccaacaatggactcttttctttgttgcgtttaGGGAAACGCTTCCAcgtccttgaaagcaaacacagagagaataaggagaagtaaaaagtaaaaaatacagtaaaaaatacagtaaaaattacaacctttgacactttttcattgtaactttgaacaaatgttttaaactcatggtatcttaagtatgtaacctagtgaaacagcattaatgtattcaatgttagagatttaagcacttatgtgcgtcgctctggataaggcctctgccaaatgctgtaaatggaaatggaaatgtaaggttcctcagccatcccaactatggactcttttctttgttgcgtttaGGGAAATGCTTCCGtgtccttgaaagcaaacacataGAGAAtaaggagaagcttcttcctgcagaccattcggagtttaaaccaggaaacactcaggatctagtactgaacctctccctctatcttcactgtttttctgcacacctttttgcactgacactttaactctggactgtcattttaacactggacttgcacagcacagtgccactttatacactctatacacaccatattgcacatggacactttaaggacaatcataaaaaacgcatttatgtatatacacatatttttcacatatattttcatattttatatactttttatataatttatactttatatatctACCTTCTTGCACTCCAACTGGTATCCAAAGAACCAAAGAAATGGTGGTGGATTTCTGTAGGCACAAACAAACTTCATTACCACCAGTGAACATTTAGTGAAAGTATATTGTGAGAGTGGACTCTTACGGACAGACAATACTGAGTCAATCTATAGGAAAGGGCAGAGCAGACTCTTCCTGCTGAGGAGACTAAGGTCTTTTGGAGTGCAGGGAGAGCTGCTGAAGACCtttttgactctgtggtggcctcaggcatattctatggtgtggtttgctggtgcagcagcatctctactgcagaaaggaagagactgtacaagctgatcaggaaggccagctcagtcctggggattcttctggacactgtacaggaggtgggagaaaggaggatggtagcaaaactatcatcattgctggagaacgactctcaccccctgtaaGAAACGGTGtcatctctgagcagctccttcagtgacagactgttacatgctaagtgtctgaaggagcgatacagacGGTCTTTTAtacctgctgctattagactttacaatcaaagctgctcccagtgaaccagtcactataattacacactgttgttactgtttaactgtaataataataataataataataatactactaataataataataataataataataataataataaagtattctaAACAACATGTGCAATAGCAGAAtttttgaaaaacatgcaatattACCTGAGACTACTACTCATGgtctctttttatacattttgttgtgtatatactgtatattataattatagtatgtctctattcttttataCATTTGCATtactttctctttgctgctgtaacaaagAAATGTTCCCATTGTGGggcgaataaaggtatatcttgtcttatcttatcttatcttatcttatcttatcttatcttatcttatcttatcttatcttatctgtGGCTGAACATTGGTCTCTAAGGAAAAAGCTTctaccattttgaccatttttaatgtcagcaaataataaaacctgttttttccaggtcaaattgacttgaatgcttataattcaaaaattttacaattttcaCTATTCTGTGTGACAGCCtacattttacacttgtaatgtctattttgcccaccAGATGTTacctgatcacccaaaaacgggttttacacacacacacacacacacacacacacacacacacacacacacacacacacacacacaaacacacacacacacacacacacacacacacacacacacacacacacacacacacacacacacacacacacacacacacaaacacttggcTGGTGTAAGTGAAACTTTAGTCAgcac
Encoded proteins:
- the LOC113642650 gene encoding lactose-binding lectin l-2-like, producing MASQTKVLMLLILAIAGATLDLPVKNCPTGWTFYSGRCYLYNAARLDWASAEKFCQKFDAHLVSIHSENEYQQIKALIRTHDPTEALTYIGLSDCQKAFQFFWSDGTKLTFTKWRQGQPDNYDNKERCVHMNAGDYKNWNDINCDYTYPSVCAKKSG